A region of the Nocardia higoensis genome:
TGGACGTCTTCTTCGATCGCGGCGGCGACCACTTCGTGGACCGCGCGGTTGTGGCCGAGGTGGATCACCTCCGCCCCTTGGGCCTGCAGGATGCGGCGCATGATGTTGATCGCGGCGTCGTGGCCGTCGAACAGCGCGGCCGAGGTCACGAAGCGGACCGGGTTGACGGGTTGGTGGAGCGTGCTGCTGTCGGCCACGAATGTCCTCCGGCGAGTCCTGGGGCGCCCGAATACTAGGACGTCATAGGAATACTACGGTGATGCCGATCACATCGCTATGGGAGTTCGATCGACATGACGGGCTTGACATCCGAGGTCGTCCGGTGGGATGGATCACATCCGATAATTTACTTGGATGTCCAACTATAGGATGACCGAGATCGCGCATCCTCTGCGCGCGTCTGCGACGACAAACAAGAAGGACTGTCATGGTTCGGGAACTCACGCATTTCATCGGCGGACAGCACGTCGCCGGCACCTCGGGCAAGTTCGGTGACGTCTACGACCCGAACATCGGCGAGGTGCAGGCTCGGGTGCCGCTGGCGAGCAAGTCCGAGGTCGAGGCCGTCATCGCCAACGCCGAAGAGGCGCAAAAGGTCTGGGCCGCGTTCAATCCACAGAAGCGCGCCCGCGTCCTGATGAAGTTCCTGACCCTGGTGCAGGACGAGATGGACAGCCTCGCGGCGCTGCTGTCCAGCGAGCACGGCAAGACCATCCCCGACGCCAAGGGCGACATCCAGCGCGGCCTCGAGGTCATCGAGTTCGCCGTCGGCATCCCGCACCTGCTCAAGGGCGAATACAGCGAGAGCGCGGGCACCGGCATCGACGTCTACTCGATGCGTCAGCCGCTCGGCGTCGTCGCGGGCATCACCCCGTTCAACTTCCCGGCCATGATCCCGCTGTGGAAGGCCGGTCCGGCGCTGGCCACCGGCAACGCGTTCGTGCTCAAGCCCTCCGAGCGCGACCCCTCGGTGCCGCTGCGCCTGGCCGAGCTGTTCCTCGAGGCCGGTCTGCCGCCGGGGGTGTTCAACGTGGTCAACGGTGACAAGGAAGCCGTCGACACGCTGCTGCACGACCCGCGGATCAAGGCCGTCGGCTTCGTCGGCTCCACCCCGATCGCGCAGTACATCTACGAGACCGCCACCGCCAACGGCAAGCGCGCGCAGTGCTTCGGCGGCGCCAAGAACCACGCCATCGTCATGCCCGACGCCGACCTCGACGATGTCGCCGACCAGCTGATCGGCGCGGGCTACGGCTCGGCCGGTGAGCGCTGCATGGCCATCTCGGTGGCCGTCCCGGTCGGTGAGGAGACCGCCGATCGCCTGGTCGCCAAGCTGACCGAGCGCGTGCACAAGCTCAATGTCGGCCGCTCCGACGACCTCGGCGCCGACTTCGGCCCGCTGGTCGGCAAGGACGGCGTGGACCGGGTGAACAACTACGTCCAGATCGGCATCGACGAGGGCGCCGAGCTCGTCGTCGACGGCCGCGGCCTGACCGTCGAGGGCGGCGAGAACGGCTACTTCGTCGGCGCCACCCTGTTCGACAAGGTCACCCCGGAGATGCGTATCTACAAGGAAGAGATCTTCGGCCCCGTGGTGGCGGTCGTGCGCGCCGCGGACTACGAAGAAGGCCTGCGCCTGGCCAACGAACACGAGTACGGCAACGGCGTGGCCATCTTCACCCGCGACGGCGACACCGCCCGCGATTTCGCCGCCCGCGTGCAGGTCGGCATGGTCGGCATCAACGTCCCGATTCCGGTCCCGATCGCGTACTACACCTTCGGCGGCTGGAAGCGCTCGGGCTTCGGCGACCTGAACCAGCACGGTCCCGACTCGATCCGCTTCTACACCAAGACCAAGACGGTGACGCAGCGCTGGCCCTCCGGGCTCAAGGAGAGCAACGCCTTCGTCATCCCGACGATGGACTGACAGCCGCGATGTTCACACTCGACGAGGACGAACGGGCGATCCGCGACACCGCGCGCGAATTCGCCGACGAGTTCCTTGCGCCGAACGCGCTGGAATGGGACGAGAAGAAGCACTTCCCGGTCGACGTGCTGCGCAAGGCCGGGCCGCTCGGGCTCGGCGGCATCTACGTCGGTGAGGAGTTCGGCGGCTCGGGCCTGCGCAGGCTCGACGCGGTCCGCATCTTCGAGCAGCTGTCCACCGGCTGCCCGGCGGTCGCCGCCTACATCTCCATCCACAACATGGCGACGTGGATGATCGACGCCTACGGCACGCGGGAGCAGCGCGCCCACTGGCTGCCCGGGCTGACCTCGATGGAACTGCTCGGCAGCTACGCGCTGACCG
Encoded here:
- a CDS encoding CoA-acylating methylmalonate-semialdehyde dehydrogenase, yielding MVRELTHFIGGQHVAGTSGKFGDVYDPNIGEVQARVPLASKSEVEAVIANAEEAQKVWAAFNPQKRARVLMKFLTLVQDEMDSLAALLSSEHGKTIPDAKGDIQRGLEVIEFAVGIPHLLKGEYSESAGTGIDVYSMRQPLGVVAGITPFNFPAMIPLWKAGPALATGNAFVLKPSERDPSVPLRLAELFLEAGLPPGVFNVVNGDKEAVDTLLHDPRIKAVGFVGSTPIAQYIYETATANGKRAQCFGGAKNHAIVMPDADLDDVADQLIGAGYGSAGERCMAISVAVPVGEETADRLVAKLTERVHKLNVGRSDDLGADFGPLVGKDGVDRVNNYVQIGIDEGAELVVDGRGLTVEGGENGYFVGATLFDKVTPEMRIYKEEIFGPVVAVVRAADYEEGLRLANEHEYGNGVAIFTRDGDTARDFAARVQVGMVGINVPIPVPIAYYTFGGWKRSGFGDLNQHGPDSIRFYTKTKTVTQRWPSGLKESNAFVIPTMD